A stretch of Bos taurus isolate L1 Dominette 01449 registration number 42190680 breed Hereford chromosome 5, ARS-UCD2.0, whole genome shotgun sequence DNA encodes these proteins:
- the FRS2 gene encoding fibroblast growth factor receptor substrate 2, translating into MGSCCSCPDKDTVPDNHRNKFKVINVDDDGNELGSGIMELTDTELILYTRKRDSVKWHYLCLRRYGYDSNLFSFESGRRCQTGQGIFAFKCARAEELFNMLQEIMQNNSINVVEEPVVERNNHQTELEVPRTPRTPTTPGFAAQNLPNGYPRYPSFGDASSHPSSRHPSVGSARLPSVGEESTHPLLVAEEQVHTYVNTTGVQEERKNRTSVHVPLEARVSNAESNTPKEESSNIEDRDPQILLEPEGVKFVLGPTPVQKQLMEKEKLEQLGRDQISGSGANNTEWDTGYDSDERRDVPSVNKLVYENLNGLSLPSASGFRRGRLPSTSTSDTQNINNSAQRRTALLNYENLPSLPPVWEARKLSRDEDDNLGPKTPSLNGYHNNLDPMHNYVNTENVTVPASAHKIEYSRRRDCTPTVFNFDIRRPSLEHRQLNYIQVDLEGGSDSDNPQTPKTPTTPLPQTPTRRTELYAVIDIERTAAMSNLQKALPRDDGTSRKTRHNSTDLPM; encoded by the exons ATGGGTAGCTGTTGTAGCTGTCCAGATAAAGACACTGTCCCAGATAACCATCGGAACAAGTTTAAG gtCATTAATGTGGATGATGATGGAAATGAGTTAGGTTCTGGCATAATGGAACTTACAGACACAGAACTGATTTTATACACTCGCAAACGTGACTCGGTAAAATGGCACTACCTCTGCCTCCGACGCTATGGTTATGATTCGaatctcttttcttttgaaagtgGTCGAAGGTGTCAAACTGGACAAG GAATCTTTGCCTTTAAGTGTGCTCGTGCAGAAGAATTATTTAATATGTTACAAGAGATTATGCAGAATAATAGTATAAATGTAGTGGAGGAACCCGTGGTTGAAAGGAATAACCATCAGACAGAATTGGAAGTCCCTAGGACACCTCGAACACCTACAA CTCCAGGGTTTGCTGCTCAGAACTTACCCAATGGATATCCCCGATATCCCTCGTTCGGAGATGCTTCATCCCATCCTTCCAGCAGACATCCTTCCGTGGGAAGTGCCCGCCTGCCCTCAGTAGGTGAAGAATCTACGCATCCTTTGCTGGTGGCCGAGGAACAA gTACATACCTATGTCAACACTACAGGTGTGCAAGAAGAACGGAAAAACCGCACAAGTGTGCATGTCCCATTGGAGGCAAGAGTTTCTAATGCTGAAAGCAACACACCAAAAGAAGAGTCAAGTAATATTGAGGACAGGGACCCTCAGATTCTTCTTGAACCCGAAGGAGTCAAATTTGTCTTAGgaccaacaccagttcaaaagcaattaATGGAAAAAGAGAAACTGGAACAACTTGGAAGAGATCAAATCAGTGGAAGTGGTGCAAATAACACAGAATGGGACACTGGCTATGACAGTGATGAGCGAAGAGATGTGCCCTCTGTTAACAAACTGGTGTATGAAAATCTAAATGGCCTATCTCTCCCCAGTGCTTCAGGGTTCAGGAGAGGTCGTCTGCCGTCCACCAGTACCTCAGATACCCAGAATATCAACAACTCAGCTCAGAGAAGAACTGCATTGTTAAACTACGAAAATCTACCATCTTTGCCTCCTGTTTGGGAAGCCCGCAAGCTAAGTAGGGATGAAGATGACAACTTAGGACCAAAGACCCCATCTCTGAATGGCTACCATAATAATCTAGATCCAATGCATAACTATGTAAATACAGAGAATGTAACAGTGCCGGCGAGTGCTCACAAAATAGAGTATTCAAGGCGTCGGGACTGTACGCCGACAGTCTTTAACTTTGATATCAGACGCCCAAGTTTAGAACACAGGCAGCTCAATTACATACAGGTTGACTTGGAAGGTGGCAGTGACTCTGACAACCCTCAGACTCCAAAAACGCCTACCACTCCCCTTCCACAGACCCCTACCAGGCGCACAGAGCTGTATGCTGTGATAGACATCGAGAGAACTGCTGCTATGTCCAATTTGCAGAAAGCACTGCCGCGAGATGATGGTACATCTAGGAAAACTAGACACAATAGTACTGATCTGCCGATGTGA